A single region of the Zootoca vivipara chromosome 2, rZooViv1.1, whole genome shotgun sequence genome encodes:
- the LOC132591620 gene encoding uncharacterized protein K02A2.6-like, with translation MKALARSYVWWPGIDREIEAWVQHCQTCQESRPDPPRAPVQPWESARHPWSRLHVDFAGPFQGKTFFIVVDSYTKWLEVALVPSTSTAAAIRVLRKLFATHGLPDTLVSDNGTAFTSEEFQTFTAQNAIRHIRSAPFHPATNGQAERMVRTTKDSLRRMTQGDWEYRLAAFLLAQHSTPSTTTGRSPAELLMGRRLATRLDRLHPDRAQDEVVVGKGRNPRTFVAQDPVYAKNFGAGPAWVPATVTKVTGPVSYEVLTEGGQCWRRH, from the coding sequence atgaaggcccttgccaggagttatgtgtggtggccggggattgacagagagatagaggcctgggtccaacactgccagacctgccaagaatcccgcccggatcccccaagggccccagtccagccctgggagtccgcccgacatccatggtcacgcttgcacgtggacttcgctggccccttccagggaaaaacattcttcatagtggtggattcctacaccaaatggctggaggtcgcactggtaccatccacttctacggcggcagccatccgggtactacgtaagctgtttgcgacccacgggctccctgacaccctcgtctcggacaatggaaccgcattcacgtcagaggagttccagaccttcacagcgcagaacgccatccgccacatccgctcagcaccattccaccctgccaccaatggccaagcggagcgcatggtgcggaccaccaaggacagcctccgccgcatgacacaaggggactgggaataccgccttgccgcatttcttctagcacagcacagcaccccaagcacaacgacgggccggagcccagctgaattactaatgggccggcgccttgcaactagactggaccgacttcaccccgacagagctcaggatgaggtagtggtggggaaaggcaggaacccccggacatttgtggcccaggacccagtgtatgcaaagaattttggggcaggcccagcatgggtacccgccacagtcaccaaggtgaccggtcccgtgtcgtacgaggtactaacggaaggggggcaatgttggcgccgccac